The Callithrix jacchus isolate 240 chromosome X, calJac240_pri, whole genome shotgun sequence genome contains a region encoding:
- the ZFP92 gene encoding zinc finger protein 92 homolog, translated as MAAILLTTRPKVPVSFEDVSLYFTKTEWKLLDLRQKVLYKRVMLENYSHLVSLGFSFSKPHLISQLERGEGPWVADIPRTRATRGLLIGDRTQSRTSTSTQKHSGPQLPGADPQGGKEGQAARSSVLQRGAQGLRPSSATGSQGHKGAEKRYLCQQCGKAFSRSSNLIKHLIIHSGEKPYACPACGKLFRRSFALLEHQRIHSGEKPYACPECGKTFTRSSNLIKHQVIHSGEWPFSCGDCGKLFRRSFALLEHERVHSGERPYACPECGKAFSRSSNLIEHQRTHRGEKPYSCGQCAKAFKGVSQLIHHQRSHSSERPFECHECGKAFRGRSGLSQHRRVHSGEKPYECSDCGKAFGRRANLFKHQAVHGARRPAKAKAETARRRAGPRSGSPGRVVAASSPPQVSVVSKPSWPSRH; from the exons ATGGCAGCCATTCTCCTGACCACGAGACCCAAG GTGCCAGTATCTTTTGAGGACGTGTCCCTGTACTTCACAAAGACAGAATGGAAGCTTCTGGACCTCAGACAAAAGGTCCTCTACAAGCGGGTGATGCTGGAAAACTATAGCCATTTGGTGTCACTGG GGTTTTCCTTCTCCAAGCCTCACCTGATCTCCCAATTGGAGCGAGGGGAAGGACCCTGGGTAGCAGACATCCCCAGAACCCGGGCCACCAGAGGATTGCTCATAG GTGACAGGACACAGAGCAGGACATCAACTTCAACGCAGAAGCATTCTGGACCACAACTCCCTGGGGCCGATCCACAAGGTGGCAAGGAGGGGCAAGCAGCAAGGTCGTCTGTGCTGCAGAGAGGTGCCCAAGGGTTGAGGCCGAGCTCAGCCACAGGGTCGCAGGGCCACAAAGGTGCGGAGAAGCGGTACCTGTGCCAGCAGTGCGGGAAGGCCTTTAGCCGCAGCTCCAACCTCATCAAGCACCTCATCATCCACAGTGGCGAGAAGCCTTATGCGTGCCCCGCGTGCGGCAAGCTGTTCCGCCGCAGCTTTGCGCTCCTGGAGCACCAGCGCATCCACAGCGGCGAGAAGCCCTACGCCTGCCCTGAGTGCGGCAAGACCTTCACGCGCAGCTCCAACCTCATCAAGCACCAAGTCATCCACAGCGGCGAGTGGCCCTTCTCCTGCGGCGACTGCGGCAAGCTGTTCCGCCGCAGCTTCGCACTCCTGGAGCACGAGCGCGTGCACAGCGGCGAGCGGCCCTACGCCTGCCCCGAGTGCGGCAAGGCCTTCAGCCGCAGCTCCAACCTCATCGAGCACCAGCGCACGCACCGCGGCGAGAAGCCCTACTCCTGCGGCCAGTGCGCCAAGGCCTTCAAGGGCGTCTCGCAGCTCATCCACCACCAGCGCAGCCACAGCAGCGAGCGGCCCTTCGAGTGCCACGAGTGCGGCAAGGCCTTCCGCGGCCGTTCGGGCCTCAGCCAGCACCGGCGCGTGCACAGCGGGGAGAAGCCCTATGAGTGCAGTGACTGCGGCAAGGCCTTCGGTCGGCGCGCCAACCTCTTCAAGCACCAGGCAGTGCACGGCGCCAGGCGCCCAGCAAAGGCAAAAGCAGAGACGGCGCGGCGGCGAGCGGGCCCCAGGAGCGGCAGTCCTGGGAGAGTAGTGGCGGCCAGCAGCCCCCCGCAGGTGAGCGTGGTTTCCAAGCCTTCCTGGCCCAGCCGCCACTGA